The DNA region GAGGAAGTACAGCGGTAGGCTGAAGCGGAGAATCTCTTTGAAGATCTTTCTGTCAAACTCCAGTCTGGGCTTATGCGGTGAATAGCTCCAGATGATGATCACATTTATCACAGAGTCGAGAACATAACCTGTGATGAGGCTCCATACCCCAAATCCTCTTACTGCCATCACTATGCATATCACGGTGTTGCCTGCCAATCCGAGGGCTATCGGCAACTTCACCTTGAAGATGTCAATGGTCTTCAGAAACAAGGCCCTTGGAAGCGCGAAGGGTACGGTCAGAACGAACAGGCTCGCTACTCTCAAGTAGGTCGCCATCTCTGGTTTGTGCAGACCGCGTGAAATGAAACCCGCAAAGGCGAGGACTATGATGAACATTGGTATGGAGACAGCAAGCTGACAACTGAACGCTGTATTGAGCATTCTTTTGGGATCTGTTCTTGTCTGGACTATCACATCCTGCATCCGCAGGCTTGCAAGGTTGTTGACAAAAACGACAACCAATATGGTGAATGCAAAAAGCCCGAAGTCCGAAGGCAACAGGAGTCTTGCCAGAACCACCTTTCTGAGGAGAATGATGAGCGAAGTGAGCCCCATGAAAATGAAGGAGACGTTTAAGCCCCTTATCGATTTCGTCCTTATGTCTGTCTCTGCAATCATAACCCTAGAATTTATCTGCCAGGAGGTTCTTGCCGTGCGCCATCTCATCAACCTCATACCCGAGAAAACTTACAGTTGTAGCATAGATGTCAACTAGGTCCACGACTTCCGGAGTCCTTATCCTTTTGGATGCATCCGGGGCAAGGATGAAAATACCCTGATTCTCAGTGCAGTCAGGATCGTATCCGTGCATCCCCCTTGGCGCGTCACTACCAACACCAAAGAAGCACGGATGAATCAGATTACCAGAGTGAGCAAGAAAAATGAGATCGCCATATTCTCTGTTGTTGAATCTTATGTGGTGGGTCTTTCTGTCCGCATCATCAAGCAGCTTGCCGCCGCCAACTTCCTTCAGCAGACCTTCTATCGGTTCCTTCGAATTCTCGTCAAAGAACCAGAACCTTGCAGTTGTAGAGTCAAGAAAAACGAGATAATCTCTTCCCAGTTTACACGGAAGCATTCGCAACCTGCTCCATATAGGGAGGTGCTCTTTCACCTTCACCATTCCATGGTCACCGAATATGAATAGAACGAAAGACCCAGAAATCTTTTCAAAAGTTGAGTATAGCTCTCTCACTCGAGAATCCGTTTCTTTCAGAGCCTTCTTGATCTCTACCGAATCCGGCCCGTGCGTATGGCCCACACCGTCCAACAGTCCGAGTTGGACAAACGCGAACCTGTGCTTCACACTCAAAGACTCACAAAGGCGAGAGACAACCGTTTCGTCGGTGTACTGGGAAGAGTACTCCGGCCAGCCCACATAAATAGATTCCCCACCTGTCTTCTTTATCAGGTCAAAAATGGTGGGCGTTACCAGACTCATCTCCCAGGGAAGTTCCTTCTCCGAGTAGTCAAAAAAAGGAAGAAGCGTCAAGGGAACCTGAGCTGTCGTATGCAAGTACCTGTATATTGGCCCGGCAAGCCTCGAGGTCTTCAACTCTACCCTCTTTCTGATCCACAGCCTAAGCCTGGGCAGTCCCTCCAGGCGTGACAATGGACCCGTCCCCTTGAACGGGCTCGTCTCTGGCGAGTATTTGAAAAGAGTACAGACACCACTCTCTTCGGGATAGAGTCCAGCCAGATATGCAGGTCTGGACTGGAAACCGAAAGGCTCACGCGTCTTTGAGACGATCGCACTGCCCTTTTTGGAAAGCTCCCATAGAAATGGAGTGTCTTTTTCAGACAGGTAGTCGTGCCTGAAGCCATCAAGAAGAATAAAGACTGCGGTTCCCAAATCCAACCTTCTTTCCGAGCCTTTTTACGATCGACTCCGGCCATACAGGAAGTGAGTTCTCCACGTAGGTGCTTATCCAACATCCTGGACAGTGTCCCTTTCTTATTTGCCTCCGTTTCTCTCTGAATTCTGGACTCAGCCATATTTGAGAGATCGGCCTGGCCCGAATGTTTCCCACTACTCCCCCCTCGCTCCAGGTGCAGCAAGGTAGAACATCTCCCATCTCTGAGATGACGATGTTGAAAAGCCCTGCGAGACAAGGATGAAAAAGTGACGGGTAACTTGACTCTCCTGCATTGTACTTCCTCATCATCCGGTACGCAAATCTGTCTTTCTCTTCTGGCAGATGCGCCATCAGCCAATCCATTTGAGCATCGTCCACCTCAAGACCGTGGATCCTGCCGCCTTCTCTCGTCACACCGAATTGCTCGGCAAAGCTAATAAGACTCCCGAAGGAATGGTTTATTCCCAGACTTTCTTGAGTAATAGTCTTGTTCAGTTCGATAATAGATTCGACATTCTCTCCTGTGACTACTGAGGCCACGTTCAAGCAAGGCTTTCCGTCACCAATCGCTTTACTGAGTGAGGCCAACTCCTTCAGGTCAGAGTAAGTTTTCTGGAAGGACAACCCCTTTCTGAGTCTTGAGTGAACCTCTTCTGTCCCATCAATTGAAACAGTTAGGCTGTCCAGATGGGTCTCAATGACTGCTTTTCTATTCACCTCATTGAGCATGGAGCCGTTGGTCGTAACATTCACCCATATCTTTTTCTCTTTGAGGGCGCGCACAAATCGAAACAAGTCTTTTCTCATGAAGGGCTCGCCGCCTGATATAGAAACAGTCTTGACACACAGATCTTCAAGCTGATCTGCCAGCTCGAGCAATTCTTCGGTGGAAAGCTCATCGTCAGCAAGCTCAGGGTTTTCTTGATATCTTGACCAGATATTGCACTGAACACACCTCGCATTGCACTTTCCAGTTATCAAGACCTGAGCGTGGACAGGAGAACGACGAGGTTTGGAGGTGAGCCACCTGTACCACCAGTCTACAGTCTCTTTTGCGCTAGTAAGCACCACCCTTTACTATGACCCTCCACAATTCTGTAGTTGCCTCTCTCAGCTCCTCCCACCAGTCTTCTGCTTTGCCACTGAAAGGAACCACAACTGGAAGAAACAGGGCTGCCTGTCCAGTACGCTGCCCGTTTCTCAACACAACCGAGTCCCTGCCTAGCCTATCAACCGAGAAGAAGAGCATCGTCGCGGCAGCATACGTCATGTCAAGAGGCGTTCCCCTCATGAAGAATGGGAGTGGGCGAATTCTGCCCTTCTTTATGGCCGGGGCAGCACGATGAAGAAAGGTCCTGTACTCTCTCAGCCTCCGCAACACATTCTTCCTGCGCAGGAAGGTGATCAAGGCAGAATCGAGAGGGTAATCCTTCACTCCAAATGCTTCTTCCAAGCACAGACCAAGGGTCTGTTCCATTTTCGGGACGAGCAGGTTCCAGACCTTCACGGCAACGACTGAACTGCCAGCTGCCACATTCCCAGGAGAGTACTTCTCGCGGACTCTGTTTTTGTTCGGGTCGAGTTTGTAGTGAGTCCAGAAGCGGGCCTCCTCCAGCAAGCCTTGAAGGCGCGAAGCCACCCCATCCGAAGACTGCAAGAGCGCACTTAACCTCTCAGCGTATGTGGGCCTGTAATTGTGTTCCAGAACGAGAATACAGGATACTATGTCCAGAAATATTTTCCCGTTGTGATAGAATGCAAACTCAAACTCAGCGCCTTCAGATTCCCTCAGTGGGTCGATCATCACAAGCTGTGCAGCTATTCTGTTGAACAGGAGAGTGAGAGCATCATCAAGGGGTATCTCACTTGCCTCAGGTTTCTCTATCTGCGAAAGCGTCTCATCGTCGCCCCACACAACCTTTCCGTGTTCTGCCAGTTCCACGTTGAACATGGAAGGGCTCATGTTCTTTAAGTAATCTGTGGTGATGGGTGCGAAGTCGACGTGCGAACAGAACTCCTCTCCCCTGAGTGAATCGGTCACGCTGCGAGACATAACAGGAAAGAGGGACCTCGCCTCTGCCACATCTTTCCTATCCTTCGGAACCACAAGGAGGTCATAGTCACTGTAGATTAGCGCCCCTCCGGAAGATAACTCGCACGAACCCTCCCCTCTGCTCATTCCGCCGGTCAGAATCAAAGAGCGGACTTTTCGCTCCGGGTATGTGTCAAAGAAACCCTCGACGGTCTTGACCAGATACTCCTTCATCCTGGTGTCCGCCTCTTCTCGCTGAGCAAGCTTGAAGTCAAGACGGAGATTCAAACCCATCATCTGATCACCCTTCTAATTTTTGCCAACCCTCTCCCGATTCTGCTTCTCTTCATCTGTTTTCTAAAGAGTCTATACAATCTTTCGCTCTCAACATTAATACTAACCTCGTCCTTCTCCATTCTGTGCAGCACATACCTCAAGACGGCAGAAGCCGAGTAGACGGCATCGAACATGAGCGGATGGAGCCTCAACTCCTCATCGTAATAGAAACCTTCTCCGTATCCTCCATACGCATCTTCGGCCTTGAGGGCACCGAAGGCTATCTCAGATTGCCGAAGCCAGAATTCATCCTCTGTATGTCTGTACATCTCGTAATAGGTTTCAGCAAGCCACACAGTCTCACAGGTCGCAATCCTTGGAGAAAAAGAGAAGATGAGTGTATCGAATGCAGGTACGTCCCACCACCTCTGCCAGGTAAGGAGATAGGTCGCGAACTCTCGGGCTATTCGCTTGTAGAGCTCTTCCCCGGTGATCTCATAGGCCAGAAGGTTGGCTTGAGCTGCAAATATCGCTGAAACACCATCCACCTCATCTTGCTTGTTGTCTCTGAGATAACCCGCGGTGAGCACACCACCCTCTGCAAATCGATTCGTCCATTCCAGCGCCTTTCTCGCACTGACCAAATAGGAGTTGTCTTTGAAGAGACGGTAGGCAAGTAATAGAGCAGTAACACCCTCGCCGTTTCCTCCCACTGAATAGCTCTGCTCACCTGTCTCCAGTTTGAATTTGGAAATCTCTTCAAAAACCGGATAGGTGCGCGCCCAGTGGCCATCCTCAAACATCGAAGACTTAAGCCAGGAAAGACCTTCCTTGATTGCTCTTATGAGATTTGAATCGTCATCCCCCAAACATGCTCTCTCCAGAAGAGCTCTCAGAGCGGTCGCCTGCCCCCCGGGGTATCCGGCAATGCCAGTTCCCAGGTGGCTGTAGAAAATGAGCCTTCGGGATCCGGGATCAAGCCTTGCGGTGTTATGCCAGACCCTGCCGTCCTCCAGGAGGATACTCGCATTTTCATCCAGCATCAGTTCTTTGGCTCCCCTGGACATTTCCAGAACTGATTCGTCTTTCACCCTCGTAGATAAAGAATAGAGGTCTGACGCAAGCGTGTTGTAGGTGGGCAAACACCAGTAGCCTCCCAGTGGTGCTCTTCTATCTCTTCTTGTCCCCAACAGAAACAGATTGCATTCCGGGTCAAATACGCTATTAAGCCAGTTAACTGACTTGTTGAGATGTACATTAAAGTCAGTTTCTCCAACCACAGCGGCATGCCTTCCTTTGAGGAACTCCCTCACAATATCTTTCCAGTCCCCGCCCTGGTAAAGATGAAAAGAAAGAGATACTCTTTTGCCGTGCAGGTCACGCTTTATCTCCTTCTCTTCAAGCTCAACATGTGGGGATAGCCAGTCATCGTAGTCGTTTTTCTTTCTTTCGAAGACCTGTTCTTTTGCGACTATACCCAGTTCGAAGACGGTCTCACGCCCTGTAGAGAAAAGGGAGAAGGACAGCGGGATCTTCGTTCCCTCAATAGTGACATGAATCGGAAAGGCGACGCCAGATGCACCTCTCAGTGAGGAGATGAGAAAAAGGGGCATCTTAACATACATGCACGAGTGTATCCACCTGCCCTCGAGTTCCTTTGGATATATTCTGGTGCGGCAAAACGCGGGCATCAGAGAAATATCCCTTATGGCCTGAAGGCTGATCTGCTCCCGCTTGAAATATGCTGCCCCCCCGACAAAAGCATAGCCTGGTTTCTCAAAGAAGCTGAACCTGGCAAGAGACTGCCATGTCTCACCGGTAAGGGGTATGTCTATGTTGAGTGAGTTTCCTTCTCTTCGGAAGGTTCCATCAGTCTGTATGTGAGGCTCTTTTCCCGTAGTGGACTCCTCGGTATCTACCCATGGACCTGGCCAGTCTATAAAACGGTGAATAGAACATGCTCCTTAAGTTCATTCCACTCCGTGCGATGAATCTCATGTCCAGAACTGTCTGTATTGCAGTCTCGACAAGCACCTGCTCAAGACTCACCCTCAAAGATGGGTCCAAGCTTGCTACTCCGCAGGTGACTCGCTTCATTCGTCTGTATGCCGCCATAAATGCGTCGTCATCAGAGTGAAAAACGGCAGCGTCGGGCTCGTACACAACCACATGCCCCTCTTCCTGGACCCTGCGCGCCCAATCCCAGTCCTCGGCCCCGGCTATTGATTCGCTAAACCTTATTCTGTTCCAGACTTCCTTTTTGATCGCTGAGTTGACATTCGAAAAAAAGTAATCCTCTGACTGCACCTTCCTCTCTGTACCGTAGCGAATCTGCAAATCCCTTTTTTCCGAGAGATTTGTTCTGGGGCCTGCAATCTGCCTTCCATAAACCCCTGCAGTCCTTGCGTCTTTAAGTGCACCAGTCAGTTTTGCCAGCCAATTCTCATCCGCTGGCTGTGCGTCCGCGCTCAAGGAGACGAGCAAATCTGAGCTGGCCCGTTCAAAACCTATGTTGAGCGCCCGGCCATAAGTGAACTCTTCTGGTTCTATCTGAACAACTATCGTTTCGAAGTGGGATGCAATTTGAAGAGTATTATCGCAGGATCCGGAATCTACTACTATGATCTCATCCGGCTTCTTGGTCTGTGCGCAGACAACCTCAAGGGTCTCTCTGATGAACTCCTCCTCATTCTTGGTCCTTATGATTACCGCGACGGATGGAGCCATCTTCCCTCGTAAAATCTAACCCCGTTGCCGGGGCGAATACTCCTGATGAATTCGCATAAGTATAAGAAATCATTGACACTATGTCAAGTCAAGACTCAATCCGCAGGCGACCACTGTCTGCAAACTGCCAAAGTTCAAAAGTTCGTATCTGCCTGCCCGGGCCGTTCGACGGCCGGGCGTTCCACGGTCCCCCGCTTCGCGGGGTCACCATGTCGTGTTTGGGAGATTGCTGAGTTTATCGAAGGGCGCAGCTGTTTTCAGGAGATCCTTCGAGTATCGCTCCCTTCGGCGCTGCCTCAGGACTAATTTCCCTAGACTTCGCCCCTCGATAGACTCCCTCCGACTTCGCGAAGGACACGCGGGGCTACGCTCGGGATCGAGACTCTCTAAGCTTCGACTCCGTCTCAGCAAGAGAGACTAAGCACGACGAAATATGTCTCGCGCCTTCTTGCGAAGGCTCGGCCCTATTTCGTTTTCGGGCTTATATAGCTTTGCGCGGGGAGAAGGGACCAGTCAAACTCCAGAAGCGTCTTCTCGTAATCATTCTGAATCCTCAGCTCCAAATGTTGCAGTCTCTTTTCTCGAAGAACCTGATACTGTTCCTCTTTCTTGTCTGTCATTCCAAGAGTTCCATAAACCTGGGCAAGCATGAATCGGGCAACAAGATAATTTGGCTCCACACTGACCAACATCTTCAACTCGCTGGCAGCCTTGTCGTAGGACCCCCCTTCTATGTAGACTGCTGCCAGCTTCTTTCTGAGGAATGGATTGTAGGGATCCACATTGACAGCCCCTCTTAGAAGCGTTGCCACGCCAGAATAGGCTTCCCTTTGACCGATATTCTGTTTCTGGTCATATATGAAATCCGCAAAATCCTCCCAGAAGATCCTGTCGACTGGGTTGGATTTGATCGCAGATTCAAACCTCGTCTGTGTAAGATACAGATCTCCTGCACTCTTCGTCTCGTCATACCTCTTTGCATACAGCTTGCCCAGGGCATTGTGATAGATAGCTTCGTTCGGAGAAAGCGCAAGGGCCACTCTGCAAGATCCTATTGCCCTGTCTACGTCATTCCTCTTCACCTTTTTCGCCATACTATTGTAAAAAGATATGGAAACTGCCGGGCGGAGCACAATAACGGCATAAATAATCGCGAGCGCAAAAAGATATATCTTGGCCCTTTTTGGCGGTCTGAAGCTCCTCATGCTGACAGACGCAGAACACAGAATGCCTGCCAGGGCGAAGAATGCATACCCATTAATTGGAAGGTATAGCGCATTATCCACCAGAGAATGTGCCAGAAGCGCAATGACAGCAGCCAGCGATCCAGCAATGAGAGGGTCTTTCGTTTTTGCAAACCTGACTCCGCTGACCAGAACAGAAGAGAAGAACACCAGAAACGCGGCAAGACCAGCGATGCCAGTGGTGGCCAGATACTGAAGGTATTGATTGTGTGCTATCTTCGCCACCTTTGCGTACCTGCCAACTGCATGCTGAACAGGAAAGTTTGTCATTCTCGAATAGTATACATAGTTCCGGAATCCTACACCCGCAGATGGCCTCATTTTGGCAATCTCCAGAGACTGCTTCCAGATATTCGGCCTCTCCATCGCGTAGATATCTTGTTTACCCGCTGTCAGTATCCTATCCCGTATCGGGTTTGGAACAACCGCGGCTACGATTACCACACCAACAAGTATGGCCAGCCACCTCTTGCTTTTTAATATACCCAGAACGATCAGAGATGCTGCAAGGGCAATGAGTCCTGCCCTTGCTCGCGTCAGAAATAGGGCGACGAACAACAACAGAGAAATAGGCACATAGACCGCCAGCCGTTTCAGTCCGGAGCTCCTGGAAAACAGAACGAATCCAGCAGCAAGAGAAAGCCCGATTATGAGTGTATCAACAAGATAGGTCGGATAGACAAGTGTCCCCGAGACTCTACTCGTGCCAGAGGCCGCCTGAACGATTGCATGGACAGACTGGACGACGCCAACCCCAATCAGTATATATGCAACCTTTCTCTTCAGAGTCTCTTTGGGGAGATTCATGCAAATCAAAAAGAGCAAGAGATATGAGAAGACCTCATGCAGACCCTTGAAGCTGGGATAAGGATTCCTGGAAAAAATCGTAGAAATGAACAAAACGCCTGCAAGAAGTATGGCAGGAAGGTTCGCGACGGAAGACCTGAACGTGAACCCACCCTTTGCCACCATCGAGTAAAGCCATACTACAACACCAACGATCACAATAAACTCGCTCAACGCGAGGATGTATTGCGGCTCTCCCCCTTTTACCAGGTTGAGAGCGAAAAGTAGAGCAATTGTCGTTAAGAGAAATGTGCTAATTCTTTGACTCATAGCTCGACTTTTGAAAATCCCAGATCCCTCATACCAGAGAATCTGGGAAGCTGAAACACCCTGATTATGACTTTTACTTCTTATCCATTCCGTATCTCTTTAGCTTTCTATAGAGGGTCGATGGATGTATGCCGAGAGTCCTTGCAGCCTTAGCTGCATTCCAAGCGGTCTCCTCCAGTGCAGAAGCTATCGCCTCCTTCTCTTTCTCTTTCAGGGAACCAAACACCTGCTTTGGTGTCTCCTGTATCATCTTCTCAGGAAGGTCCCCAATTCTTACGGTGTCCCCCTCCTGGAGTACAATTGCTCTCTCTATTGCATTCTCGAGTTCCCTCACATTTCCTGGCCATGAGTAACGCATCATAACCTGTGAGGCCCCAGACGATATCTTCTTCAGGGGAACTCCCATCTTAGTACAGTATTTCTTCAGAAAATAATCTGTGAGAAGGGGAATATCAGTTCGTCTTTCCTTCATAGGTGGTATGCGCAGCGGGATAACATTCAATCTATAAAAGAGGTCCTTCCTGAACACCCCGTCGTCCATCTTCTGCTCAAGGTCTTCATTCGTCGCCGCAATCACCCTTACGTCCACCTTGATCGGAGAAGTACTGCCTACCGGCACAATCTCCCTTTCCTGCAATACACGCAGAAGCTTCACCTGAGTGCCCGGCGAAGTTTCGCCAACCTCATCCAGGAAGAACGTCCCTTTGTCTGCCACCTGAAAAAGGCCTGCCTTGTCCTTGATAGCACCTGTAAAGGAGCCCTTCTTGTGTCCAAACAGCTCGCTTTCCAGTAGAGTTTCAGGAAGTGCGCCGCAGTTTATTGTTATGAAAGCCCTATCCACCCGGTTACTTCTATTGTGAATCTCTTTGGCGATGATCTCTTTTCCAGTCCCGCTGTCTCCATAGATCATTATCGTGGAATCCGATTTTGATATCTTATCCACCATAGCTAGCACGTTCATAAAAGCGGGGCTTTTTCCGATGATCTTTCTTTCGCCTTCCTTCTTCTTCAGCACCGCTTTAAGGTATATGTTTTCCCGCTTCAGCCTTTCGCTCTCCATTATCTTTTCCAGCCTCAGTTTCACCTCTTCTATCTTGAATGGCTTCGTTATGTAGTCGGCAGCGCCACCCCTTAGAGCTTCTATCGCCGACTCCATCGACCCGAAGGCAGTGGTCATTATAATATTGGCAGAGGGGTTGAGCCCCTTTATCTCTTTCAAGAGTTCAAGGCCATCCAGCTTAGGCATTCGTATGTCGGTTATTATTGCATCAAATCTGTCCTTTTTGTACAGCTCCAGCGCCTGTTCGCCATTTTCTGCGCACTTTATCTCGTAGCCTTCTTTCTTCAAGGCAATGGAGAGCCATTCACGTATTGATTCTTCGTCATCGACTATCATAACACGTTCACGGGCCATGAGAATCACTCCCCTTCCTTACTGGAGTCAGACTTGCGCAACCACACTGTGAATTTTGACCCCTTACCAGGGTTGCTTTCCACATCAATCCACCCCTCGTGCTTTTCCACTATTTTGTGAGCTATGGAAAGCCCCAGACCAATCCCCTTCTTTCTCGTGGAGTAGAACGGTTGGAAAATCCTGGATATCGCGCTCTTCTTTATTCCGATTCCAGTATCTGTGACTGCCACGCCAAATGCCCCGTCTGTCTGGAGCACCTCGATGGTAAGCTGCCCACCATCATTCATTGCACTAAGCGAGTTAAGACAAAGATTCAGGAAGACCTGTTTTACCTGCTCAGGATCCGCGCTCACTGTGGCATCTGCGTCAGATAGTACTGTTCTCAGTTCAATTGTCTCCCTGAAATCCGGGTGAGCCTTGACTAAATCCAGGACCTCTTCAATCACTCTGTTAAGCGACACCTTCCGGAAACTCGGGTCCTTTGAGCGGGCAAACCTCAAAAAGTGCTCTATTATTGTGTCGAGCCTGTCCGTCTCTTTTATCACCAGATGCATCAGCCTCTTCCTGTCACCACCATAGTCAGTCTCACTGGCAAGCATTTCTACCGAGCCTCTTATTGAGGCCAGGGGGTTCCTTATTTCATGTGCCATATCTGCTGAAAGTTGTCCTATGGCTGCCATTCTCTCCGAACGCTTCAACCTCTCCTGAGTCTCCCTCACATCCGTCAGGTCGCTGAATAGCACAAGGTATCCCCTGCGCTGTCCTATCTTGTTCTCCATCACCTTACCGCTCACACCCACCGGCTTGATTCGTCCCCCGCCTAGATGTATGTCGATCTCTCGCCTGTATTCGTTCCGGCTGGCCTTAAGCCCCTCAAGTATCAGTTGGGTCAGGCCCTGCGCCCCCTTCGGCATAATCTCCTCAAGCATCCGTCCGCCAGCACCACCAGATTCACAATCCAGAATCGCCCCCGCGGCCCAGTTGAAGTAAATGATACGGCCTGCCGCATCAACAGTGATTACACCTGCTCCCATGTTTTCAAGTATGTCATCTGTGGTAAGCTTCACGTCCTCCAATTCCTGGACACCCTTACGTAGTCTTTCCGCAAGATACGTCCCCATGGCCGCCACCCCAAAGAAGAACAACACATGCATATAGCCACGAAGGAAAATATAATCCCTCACATATTCCACGTCCAGACCGGGCTGAAGCCATTGGAAGTAGTTTCGGTATTCGGAAGCCAGGAGCAACAAATATGATATCGAAGAGAGCAAGGCCATTGTGAAGCTTCCGCGGCCAACCAGAAACAGAGCCCCGCATATCACTGGCACGAAGTACAGGAGAGAAAACTGGCTTTCTGCACCTCCGGAGAAACCGACAATGGCAGTGGCCAGAACAACATCTGTGGCTAGCTGGGCCCACACGAAGGGGCGAAAGGGCAACCGCTTCCGCAGAGCGAACCAGTAGACAAGGCTCAGGATATAGGTTATGAAGACAAGAAGAGCCAGGGGTATGACCTTGGAGGGCTCTTCTCTGAGAATGAAAGTCCCTACCCCCAGTATGGCGCTAACACCTATGGGACGTGATATGATGAGCCAATCTAGGGTCTGGGTAGGCCTCTGGGGACTCATCTGCCAATCCAGTCTGGAGAGCGGCCGATTCCTGCGGCTGCAATTAAAGGTGTATTAATGCCCCCCACCCACGATGGTGGCGATCTTGAATATGGGCAAATACATGGCGATGACTATGCCGCCGATTACCGTGCCCAGAAAAACCATGATTATGGGCTCAAGCGCAGAAGTGAGGTTTTCCACCGCTGCATCTACCTCGGTATCATAAAAATCAGCAATCTTTGAGAGCATGTCGTCGAGCCCACCAGTCGCCTCTCCAATAGATATCATCTGAACTACCATGGGGGGGAAAACCGCTTCTTTTGACAAGGGACCCGCAATCGTTTCACCTTCACTGATGCTCGACCGCGCGGCCCTTACTGCATTCTCCACCACCTTGTTTCCTGCCGTCTTTGCAGTCGTTTCAAGTGCATCCAGGATTGGAACACCACTTGCAAGAAGAGTGGAGAGAGTTCGTGAGAACCTGGCAATTGCAGTCTTCCTGATCAGGTCCCCCATCACGGGCATCCTGAGGAGAGCCTTGTCTATCGCCAATTTCCCGGCATCTCTCTGGTACGTCATTTTCACAGCCACAATTAGAGCGATTGCAAATATCAGAAAAATCCAGGAGTACCTTCGCAGAATATCACTGAGCCCAATGACTATGCGTGTTGCCAGAGGAAGCTCTGCTCCGAATTCCGAAAACAGCTGCGCAAACACAGGGATAACCGCGATTAGAATCACCCCCACAGCCACGACAGCAACACTGACGATCATCGCCGGATATATCATGGCACCCTTTATCTTTCTCGCAAGTGCAGCTGCCTTTTCAAGGTAGTTGGCCAATCTCACCAGAATCACGTCCAGAGCACCGCCGGTCTCGCCCGCTTCTACCATGTTCACATAGAGGGTGCTGAAGCTCCCTTTCTGTCTTCGGAGCGCCTCGGCCAGAGTAGCGCCACCCTCAACATCTTCCATTATCTGGCGAAGAACCTTCTTGAACCCAGGATTATCAGTCTGCTGGCTCTGGATTTCAAGGCACTGCATGAGAGGAAGTCCCGCGTTTATCATGGTCGCAAACTGACGGGTGAATATGGACAGGTCTCTCGTCCCCAGCCTTCCTCCCTTCAAGAAGGGCAGACCTATCTCCTTGGGTTTTGGCCTGACAGAGGTAGGGATTATCTTCT from candidate division TA06 bacterium includes:
- a CDS encoding type II secretion system F family protein, with protein sequence MPIFVWKGRSASGAVQTGELVAESQQEVFAALRAKKIIPTSVRPKPKEIGLPFLKGGRLGTRDLSIFTRQFATMINAGLPLMQCLEIQSQQTDNPGFKKVLRQIMEDVEGGATLAEALRRQKGSFSTLYVNMVEAGETGGALDVILVRLANYLEKAAALARKIKGAMIYPAMIVSVAVVAVGVILIAVIPVFAQLFSEFGAELPLATRIVIGLSDILRRYSWIFLIFAIALIVAVKMTYQRDAGKLAIDKALLRMPVMGDLIRKTAIARFSRTLSTLLASGVPILDALETTAKTAGNKVVENAVRAARSSISEGETIAGPLSKEAVFPPMVVQMISIGEATGGLDDMLSKIADFYDTEVDAAVENLTSALEPIIMVFLGTVIGGIVIAMYLPIFKIATIVGGGH